From Rutidosis leptorrhynchoides isolate AG116_Rl617_1_P2 chromosome 3, CSIRO_AGI_Rlap_v1, whole genome shotgun sequence, a single genomic window includes:
- the LOC139901650 gene encoding uncharacterized protein: protein MDVAVMDWNDSKFEKDVIYEDINAPQWIDFTDRDPPVDDEAWFCRPDCNHPKTVEDFFRHKTPDSSKLKRSTSVSVIPSDRNSRDMALKKRGFPICKDSKNTKCVNDSENQNPNFSTPPINKAKSLKEMIKSSAEKNNVENVSVPKDETPRLLKSTLSVRNLFTGKDILSQVTEFCNEVKRLALRAKDNGDKEIAKNVVAGTTKREIGVLQESKKERMPLLEVKKEKYDEIEKERNVKDKVTNIKLNCESDTPIALDLKSIRHKDEKKVLQIRTNPPSPQCFSASGMINTTPSKASCLRPQDRGILQEIEGISSKEMMKKEVKVNSSSQTAPLLFLFYFFF, encoded by the exons ATGGATGTCGCAGTGATGGATTGGAATGATTCTAAATTCGAAAAAGACGTAATTTACGAAGACATTAACGCTCCTCAATGGATCGATTTTACCGATCGCGATCCTCCGGTTGACGATGAAGCTTGGTTCTGCCGCCCTG ATTGTAATCATCCTAAGACAGTCGAAGATTTCTTCAGACATAAGACTCCTGATTCTTCAAAG CTTAAAAGATCTACTAGTGTTTCTGTGATTCCTAGTGATCGAAATTCGAG AGATATGGCATTaaagaaaagaggtttcccaaTATGCAAAGATTCGAAAAACACAAAATGTGTTAACGATAGTGAGAATCAGAACCCGAATTTCTCAACCCCTCCGATAAACAAAGCGAAATCATTAAAAGAAATGATTAAGTCAAGTGCAGAGAAGAACAATGTCGAAAATGTTTCCGTACCAAAAGACGAAACCCCGAGGCTGCTGAAAAGCACGTTGTCTGTGCGTAATTTGTTTACGGGGAAGGATATATTGAGTCAGGTAACCGAGTTTTGCAATGAGGTGAAGCGATTAGCGTTAAGGGCAAAGGACAACGGGGATAAAGAGATTGCAAAAAATGTTGTGGCGGGTACAACGAAACGGGAAATTGGAGTCTTGCAGGAAAGTAAAAAAGAGAGGATGCCGTTGTTAGAGGTGAAGAAGGAAAAATATGACGAAATTGAGAAGGAAAGAAATGTTAAGGATAAGGTTACAAATATTAA ATTAAATTGTGAGTCAGACACTCCGATTGCGTTAGATTTAAAAAGTATAAGACACAAAGATGAGAAAAAAGTGTTGCAGATTCGAACAAATCCTCCATCACCTCAATGTTTTTCAGCTAGTGGAATGATTAACACAACCCCGTCAAAGGCTTCTTGCCTTAGACCTCAG GATAGAGGTATACTTCAAGAGATAGAAGGAATCAGCAGCAAGGAGATGATGAAGAAGGAAGTCAAAGTCAACTCTTCAAGTCAAACTGCTCCTCTTCTGTTTCTATTctattttttcttttaa
- the LOC139901649 gene encoding sugar transport protein 5-like: MGDVNGLAKHWQFIRKHVWRLQDEYVGSAIKSSSGLMYGYDTTVSGGVMMMMPFLAKFFPSILANIRDSREDEYCLFNSHKVTAFVSSMFIAGMVSSLLAGRLTNLIGRRFSLITGGILFLMGNALSVSAQDVSMLISGRLFVGFGIGFANQHKCTQTGRIMGSGLKGSFCKGSNGSGQAAPVYITEMAPSKWRGALNSAFQFFICLGTIIASLINLAANHSNSNYGWRLALGCASVPAMVLIIGALFIPDTPSSLIQRGKNLEALAALTKVRSTKAGAEAELKDLIISSQVAKKSLWRPYMKLMEPSYRPPLVLTITIAGFQQLTGIGLVGFYAPVVMRTIGLGAEGSLLAALVIGLVNLASVLKSTCMVDHIGRKFMFLQGGVQIIFAHVFIACTLAVQSQGIDVDFPYNYGMAVLVLMCVISSAFGYSWGPLTWLVPSEILPIEVRTAGTAIGVATNFLITFILTQFSMWMLCSMKFGLFFFYGATTFLMTIVIAGFLPETKGVPLESMENLWSKHWFWKYHVPS; encoded by the exons ATGGGAGACGTAAATGGATTGGCTAAGCATTGGCAGTTCATTCGCAAACATGTTTGGCGGTTACAAGATGAATACGTTGGGTCTGCTATAAAGA GTTCTTCTGGTTTAATGTATGGATATGATACCACAGTTTCTG GAggggtgatgatgatgatgccatTTTTGGCTAAATTCTTCCCGTCAATATTAGCGAATATAAGGGACTCGAGAGAGGACGAATATTGTTTATTCAATAGCCATAAAGTTACTGCATTTGTGTCTTCAATGTTCATAGCTGGTATGGTGTCATCTTTGTTAGCGGGCCGTCTCACAAATTTGATAGGACGAAGGTTTAGTTTGATTACGGGCGGAATCCTGTTTTTAATGGGAAATGCACTTTCGGTTTCTGCACAGGATGTGAGTATGCTCATTAGTGGCCGTCTGTTCGTAGGGTTTGGCATTGGTTTTGCTAATCAG CACAAGTGTACTCAGACGGGGCGGATAATGGGTTCAGGTTTAAAAGGGTCATTTTGTAAGGGTTCAAACGGGTCGGGTCAG GCTGCACCAGTTTATATAACAGAAATGGCACCATCAAAATGGAGAGGAGCTTTAAATTCTGCCTTTCAGTTCTTCATATGCTTGGGCACTATAATCGCGAGCTTAATAAACTTAGCCGCCAATCACTCGAACAGCAACTATGGATGGAGGCTCGCGTTGGGCTGTGCGAGTGTCCCAGCCATGGTTCTAATCATCGGGGCCTTATTCATTCCCGACACACCATCCAGCTTGATCCAACGTGGCAAGAATCTAGAGGCTCTAGCCGCATTAACCAAGGTGCGGTCAACTAAGGCTGGGGCTGAAGCCGAGTTAAAGGACTTGATTATCTCGAGCCAAGTAGCAAAAAAGAGCCTTTGGCGCCCGTACATGAAACTAATGGAACCGAGCTACAGGCCGCCATTAGTGTTGACGATTACGATAGCAGGGTTTCAACAGCTGACGGGGATCGGTCTGGTTGGTTTTTACGCGCCTGTCGTGATGAGGACGATAGGATTAGGAGCTGAAGGGTCTTTGCTTGCAGCGTTAGTGATTGGACTTGTGAATTTGGCATCGGTACTCAAGTCGACTTGCATGGTTGATCATATTGGAAGAAAGTTTATGTTTCTACAAGGTGGCGTGCAAATAATTTTTGCTCAT GTGTTCATCGCGTGCACACTAGCAGTTCAATCACAAGGTATTGATGTGGACTTTCCATATAACTACGGGATGGCGGTACTAGTCTTAATGTGTGTTATTTCGTCAGCTTTTGGATATTCATGGGGCCCACTTACATGGCTTGTCCCGAGCGAAATTCTACCAATTGAAGTTCGTACAGCTGGCACAGCCATAGGTGTTGCAACAAATTTCCTCATCACATTTATCCTTACGCAGTTCTCAATGTGGATGTTGTGTTCTATGAAGTTCGGGTTGTTCTTTTTTTACGGGGCCACAACGTTCCTTATGACTATAGTTATTGCCGGTTTTTTGCCTGAAACGAAAGGTGTTCCGCTTGAGTCGATGGAGAATCTTTGGAGTAAGCATTGGTTTTGGAAGTATCATGTTCCTTCGTAG